A window of Zingiber officinale cultivar Zhangliang chromosome 5A, Zo_v1.1, whole genome shotgun sequence contains these coding sequences:
- the LOC121982312 gene encoding tyrosine--tRNA ligase, chloroplastic/mitochondrial-like, whose protein sequence is MAAALAASRASLLHLLRLKPLRPSVPLPNLSFRRRGVPLLRRCSSQSSPQTIAAPNLDLDPSDRSCATRNVVDILQERGLVESITSESLRSACSNAAASPLKVYCGFDPTAESLHLGNLLGIIVLSWFQRCGHKAVALIGGATGRVGDPSGKSLERPELDLDTLERNTAGIKDLISKILGRKLGNEDISDDLEVKPHKGLIFDDSFVILNNYDWWKDIKLLDFLREVGRFARVGIMMAKESVKRRLTSDEGMSYTEFTYQLLQGYDYLHLFKNMGVNVQIGGSDQWGNITAGTELIRKILQVEGAYGLTFPLLLKSDGTKFGKSEDGAIWLSAAMLSPYKFYQYFFSIPDIDVVRFLKILTFLSMEEIEELEDQMKKPGYVPNTAQRRLAEEVTRFVHGDGGLTEALKATEALRPGAETQLDAATIEGIAEDVPSCSLSYEQVLNSSLIDLSVSTGLLASKSAARRLMRQGGLYLNNKRVDTEEKRVEGIDIVDGKLLLLSAGRKNKMVVRIS, encoded by the coding sequence ATGGCCGCCGCCCTAGCGGCTTCTCGCGCTtccctcctccacctcctccgaCTAAAGCCCCTTCGGCCATCCGTGCCGCTGCCCAACTTATCCTTCCGCCGCCGCGGCGTTCCTCTTCTCCGTCGATGCTCCTCTCAATCGTCCCCTCAAACCATCGCGGCGCCGAACCTGGACTTGGATCCCTCCGACCGTTCCTGTGCCACTCGTAACGTCGTCGACATCCTCCAGGAACGGGGCCTCGTGGAATCCATCACCAGCGAGAGTCTCAGATCCGCGTGCTCCAACGCCGCCGCCAGTCCCCTCAAGGTCTACTGCGGCTTCGATCCGACCGCTGAAAGCTTGCACCTCGGGAACCTCCTAGGGATCATTGTCCTTTCCTGGTTCCAGCGCTGCGGCCACAAGGCTGTTGCCCTGATCGGTGGCGCCACTGGCCGCGTGGGAGATCCGTCTGGAAAAAGCTTAGAGCGGCCGGAGCTCGATCTAGACACCTTGGAGAGGAATACTGCCGGCATCAAGGATTTGATCTCTAAAATCCTGGGAAGAAAGCTAGGGAACGAGGATATTAGCGACGACCTGGAAGTGAAACCTCACAAAGGTTTGATCTTTGATGATTCTTTTGTGATTCTGAACAATTACGACTGGTGGAAGGACATCAAATTGTTAGACTTCCTGAGAGAGGTAGGAAGATTTGCTAGGGTTGGTATAATGATGGCCAAGGAGAGCGTGAAGAGAAGGTTAACCTCAGATGAAGGAATGAGCTACACTGAGTTCACTTATCAGCTGTTGCAGGGTTATGACTATCTACATTTGTTCAAAAACATGGGTGTCAATGTTCAGATTGGCGGTAGCGATCAGTGGGGCAACATCACTGCTGGCACCGAACTGATTCGAAAGATATTGCAGGTTGAGGGGGCTTATGGTTTGACCTTCCCTCTCTTGCTCAAGAGTGATGGTACCAAGTTTGGGAAATCCGAAGACGGGGCTATATGGTTGTCGGCGGCAATGTTGTCTCCCTACAAGTTCTATCAATACTTCTTCTCGATACCGGACATTGATGTCGTAAGGTTCTTGAAGATCCTTACCTTTTTGAGTATGGAAGAGATTGAAGAACTAGaggaccaaatgaagaagcctggTTATGTTCCTAATACAGCTCAGAGGAGGCTTGCGGAAGAGGTTACGCGCTTCGTGCACGGGGATGGGGGACTCACCGAAGCTTTGAAGGCAACCGAAGCTTTGAGACCTGGAGCTGAGACACAGTTGGATGCTGCAACAATCGAAGGAATCGCGGAGGATGTGCCATCTTGTTCTTTGTCATATGAGCAAGTGCTGAACTCTTCTTTGATTGATCTCTCAGTGTCCACTGGTTTGCTAGCTAGCAAGTCCGCCGCAAGACGGCTGATGAGGCAAGGAGGCCTCTATTTGAATAACAAAAGGGTCGATACCGAGGAAAAGAGGGTGGAAGGAATCGACATTGTTGATGGCAAACTGCTCTTGTTATCTGCTGGAAGGAAGAATAAGATGGTTGTGAGAATATCCTGA